Proteins found in one Methylobacterium sp. CB376 genomic segment:
- the atpC gene encoding ATP synthase F1 subunit epsilon: MATFQFDLVGPERVIYSGAVDAVQLPGSEGEMTVLPGHAPVLTTLKTGVLVITEGPQHGKRVLVRGGFAEINATGLIVIAERATPVEELTPESIDAEIANVETLRDATDDLDKRRDFDMQIAQLRESKETLKF; this comes from the coding sequence ATGGCCACTTTCCAGTTCGATCTCGTCGGCCCCGAGCGGGTCATCTATTCGGGCGCGGTCGACGCCGTGCAGCTGCCCGGTTCCGAGGGCGAGATGACCGTCCTGCCGGGCCACGCCCCGGTCCTGACCACCCTCAAGACCGGCGTGCTGGTCATCACCGAGGGCCCTCAGCACGGCAAGCGCGTGCTGGTGCGCGGGGGCTTCGCGGAGATCAACGCGACCGGCCTGATCGTGATCGCCGAGCGCGCGACGCCGGTGGAGGAGCTCACGCCCGAGAGCATCGACGCGGAGATCGCCAACGTCGAGACCCTGCGCGACGCCACGGACGACCTCGACAAGCGCCGCGACTTCGACATGCAGATCGCGCAGCTGCGGGAGTCGAAGGAGACGCTGAAGTTCTGA
- the atpD gene encoding F0F1 ATP synthase subunit beta: MANTATPGVGSNKVGHITQVIGAVVDVQFEGHLPEILNALETKNQGNRLVLEVAMQLGESTVRCIAMDTSEGLVRGQEVIDTGAPIKVPVGANTLGRIMNVIGEPIDEAGAIEAQSFRAIHQPAPSYAEQSTEAQILVTGIKVVDLLAPYAKGGKIGLFGGAGVGKTVLIMELINNIAKAHSGYSVFAGVGERTREGNDLYHEMIESKVNMDPKEHGSAEGSKCALVYGQMNEPPGARARVALTGLTVAEHFRDEGQDVLFFVDNIFRFTQAGSEVSALLGRIPSAVGYQPTLATDMGALQERITTTTKGSITSVQAIYVPADDLTDPAPATSFAHLDATTVLSRSIAEKGIYPAVDPLDSTSRMLSPTILGEEHYATARRVQQVLQRYKALQDIIAILGMDELSEEDKLTVARARKIERFLSQPFHVAEVFTGSPGKLVALEDTIKGFKGLVEGEYDHLPEAAFYMVGTIEEAVEKAQRLAAA, from the coding sequence ATGGCGAACACTGCGACTCCCGGCGTCGGCTCGAACAAGGTCGGCCACATCACCCAGGTCATCGGCGCGGTCGTCGACGTGCAGTTCGAGGGTCACCTGCCCGAGATCCTGAACGCGCTCGAGACCAAGAACCAGGGCAACCGCCTCGTCCTCGAAGTGGCGATGCAGCTCGGCGAGAGCACCGTGCGCTGCATCGCCATGGACACGTCCGAGGGTCTGGTGCGCGGCCAGGAGGTCATCGACACCGGCGCCCCGATCAAGGTCCCGGTCGGCGCCAACACGCTCGGCCGCATCATGAACGTGATCGGCGAGCCGATCGACGAGGCCGGCGCGATCGAGGCCCAGAGCTTCCGCGCCATCCACCAGCCGGCCCCGAGCTACGCCGAGCAGTCGACCGAGGCGCAGATCCTGGTCACCGGCATCAAGGTCGTCGACCTGCTCGCGCCCTACGCCAAGGGCGGCAAGATCGGCCTGTTCGGCGGCGCCGGCGTCGGCAAGACCGTGCTGATCATGGAGCTCATCAACAACATCGCGAAGGCCCATTCGGGCTACTCGGTCTTCGCGGGCGTGGGCGAGCGGACCCGCGAGGGCAACGACCTCTACCACGAGATGATCGAGTCCAAGGTCAACATGGACCCGAAGGAGCACGGCTCCGCCGAGGGCTCCAAGTGCGCCCTGGTCTACGGCCAGATGAACGAGCCCCCGGGCGCCCGCGCCCGCGTCGCGCTGACCGGCCTCACCGTCGCGGAGCATTTCCGCGACGAGGGCCAGGACGTGCTGTTCTTCGTCGACAACATCTTCCGCTTCACGCAGGCGGGTTCCGAGGTGTCGGCGCTGCTCGGCCGCATCCCCTCGGCGGTGGGCTATCAGCCGACGCTCGCCACCGACATGGGCGCCCTGCAGGAGCGCATCACCACCACGACGAAGGGCTCGATCACCTCGGTCCAGGCGATCTACGTGCCGGCCGACGACCTGACCGACCCGGCCCCGGCCACCTCCTTCGCCCACCTCGACGCCACGACCGTGCTGTCGCGCTCGATCGCCGAGAAGGGCATCTACCCGGCGGTGGACCCGCTCGACTCGACCTCGCGCATGCTCTCGCCGACCATCCTGGGCGAGGAGCACTACGCCACCGCCCGCCGGGTGCAGCAGGTGCTGCAGCGCTACAAGGCGCTCCAGGACATCATCGCGATCCTGGGCATGGACGAGCTGTCCGAGGAGGACAAGCTGACGGTGGCCCGCGCCCGCAAGATCGAGCGCTTCCTCAGCCAGCCCTTCCACGTGGCCGAGGTCTTCACCGGCTCGCCCGGCAAGCTCGTGGCCCTCGAGGACACGATCAAGGGCTTCAAGGGCTTGGTCGAGGGTGAGTACGACCACCTGCCGGAGGCGGCCTTCTACATGGTGGGCACGATCGAGGAGGCGGTCGAGAAGGCCCAGCGCCTCGCCGCGGCCTGA
- a CDS encoding F0F1 ATP synthase subunit gamma, whose amino-acid sequence MPSLKDLRNRIASVKATQKITKAMQMVAAAKLRRAQNAAENARPYAERMAAVLGNLATNLTPGAETPRLLSGTGADRVHLLLVCTAERGLCGAFNSSIARLARDHARRLTAEGRTVKIICVGKKGYDILRREFRDQIVELIELRGVRQLGFDNAETIAQNLLGRFEAGEFDIATLFYSRFRSVIVQIPTAQQIIPAEIPPAGEAAQTDAAYEYEPDEGEILAALLPKNLTVQILRALLENAASEQGARMSAMDNATRNAGEMIKKQTLVYNRTRQAQITKELIEIISGAEAL is encoded by the coding sequence ATGCCGAGTCTGAAGGACCTGCGCAACCGCATCGCCTCGGTGAAGGCGACCCAGAAGATCACCAAGGCGATGCAGATGGTGGCGGCGGCCAAGCTCCGCCGCGCGCAGAATGCGGCGGAGAACGCCCGGCCCTACGCGGAGCGGATGGCCGCCGTCCTCGGCAACCTCGCCACGAACCTGACGCCCGGGGCGGAGACGCCCCGGCTCCTGTCGGGCACGGGCGCCGACCGGGTCCACCTGCTGCTCGTCTGCACCGCGGAGCGCGGCCTCTGCGGCGCCTTCAACTCCTCGATCGCGCGCCTCGCGCGCGATCACGCCCGCCGCCTCACCGCGGAGGGCCGGACGGTCAAGATCATCTGCGTCGGCAAGAAGGGCTACGACATCCTGCGCCGCGAGTTCCGCGACCAGATCGTCGAGCTGATCGAGCTGCGCGGCGTGCGCCAGCTCGGCTTCGACAATGCCGAGACGATCGCCCAGAACCTGCTCGGCCGCTTCGAGGCGGGCGAGTTCGACATCGCGACCCTGTTCTACTCGCGTTTCCGGTCGGTGATCGTGCAGATCCCGACCGCGCAGCAGATCATCCCGGCCGAGATCCCGCCGGCCGGCGAGGCCGCGCAGACCGACGCCGCCTACGAGTACGAGCCGGACGAGGGCGAGATCCTGGCGGCGCTGCTGCCGAAGAACCTCACCGTCCAGATCCTCCGGGCGCTCCTGGAGAACGCCGCCTCCGAGCAGGGCGCGCGCATGAGCGCCATGGACAACGCGACCCGCAACGCCGGCGAGATGATCAAGAAGCAGACGCTGGTCTACAACCGGACCCGTCAGGCCCAGATCACCAAGGAGCTGATCGAGATCATCTCCGGCGCCGAGGCGCTCTGA
- the atpA gene encoding F0F1 ATP synthase subunit alpha → MDIRAAEISAILKEQIKNFGQEAEVTEVGQVLSVGDGIARVYGLDNVQAGEMVEFESGVRGMALNLEQDNVGVVIFGVDRDIKEGQTVKRTGAIVDVPVGKGLLGRVVDALGNPIDGKGPIVSTERRRVDVKAPGIIPRKSVHEPMATGLKSVDALIPIGRGQRELIIGDRQTGKTAIALDTILNQKPAHEGTDEKAKLYCVYVAVGQKRSTVAQFVKVLEDNGALDYSIVIAATASDPAPMQFLAPFSGCAMGEFFRDNGMHAVIIYDDLSKQAVAYRQMSLLLRRPPGREAYPGDVFYLHSRLLERAAKMGDAAGAGSLTALPVIETQANDVSAYIPTNVISITDGQIFLETDLFYQGVRPAVNVGLSVSRVGSAAQTKAMKKVAGKIKGELAQYREMAAFAQFGSDLDAATQRLLNRGSRLTELLKQPQFSPLKMEEQVAVIYAGVNGYLDAIPVNRVRAFEDGLLSTLRGRHADLLETIRTSKDLGDDAAAKLKGVVESFAKSFS, encoded by the coding sequence ATGGACATCCGAGCCGCTGAGATCTCCGCGATCCTGAAGGAGCAGATCAAGAACTTCGGCCAGGAGGCCGAGGTCACCGAGGTCGGCCAGGTCCTGTCGGTCGGCGACGGCATCGCCCGCGTCTACGGCCTCGACAACGTCCAGGCCGGCGAGATGGTCGAGTTCGAGTCGGGCGTGCGCGGCATGGCCCTGAACCTCGAGCAGGACAATGTCGGCGTCGTCATCTTCGGCGTCGACCGCGACATCAAGGAAGGCCAGACCGTCAAGCGCACCGGCGCCATCGTGGACGTCCCGGTCGGCAAGGGCCTGCTCGGCCGCGTCGTCGACGCGCTCGGCAACCCGATCGACGGAAAGGGCCCGATCGTCTCGACCGAGCGCCGCCGCGTCGACGTCAAGGCTCCCGGCATCATCCCGCGCAAGTCGGTGCACGAGCCGATGGCCACCGGCCTGAAGTCGGTCGACGCGCTGATCCCGATCGGCCGCGGCCAGCGCGAGCTGATCATCGGCGACCGTCAGACCGGCAAGACCGCCATCGCGCTCGACACCATCCTCAACCAGAAGCCGGCCCACGAGGGCACCGACGAGAAGGCCAAGCTCTACTGCGTCTACGTCGCGGTGGGCCAGAAGCGCTCGACCGTCGCCCAGTTCGTCAAGGTGCTGGAGGATAACGGCGCGCTCGACTACTCGATCGTGATCGCCGCCACCGCCTCCGACCCGGCGCCGATGCAGTTCCTGGCGCCGTTCTCCGGCTGCGCCATGGGCGAGTTCTTCCGCGACAACGGCATGCACGCCGTGATCATCTACGACGACCTGTCCAAGCAGGCCGTCGCCTACCGCCAGATGTCGCTGCTGCTGCGCCGCCCGCCGGGCCGCGAGGCCTATCCGGGCGACGTGTTCTACCTGCATTCCCGGCTGCTAGAGCGCGCCGCCAAGATGGGCGACGCCGCCGGCGCCGGCTCGCTGACCGCCCTGCCGGTCATCGAGACGCAGGCCAACGACGTCTCGGCCTACATCCCGACCAACGTGATCTCGATCACCGACGGCCAGATCTTCCTGGAGACCGACCTGTTCTACCAGGGCGTGCGCCCGGCGGTGAATGTCGGCCTCTCGGTCTCGCGCGTCGGCTCGGCGGCCCAGACCAAGGCGATGAAGAAGGTCGCCGGCAAGATCAAGGGCGAGCTCGCGCAGTACCGCGAGATGGCGGCCTTCGCGCAGTTCGGCTCCGACCTCGACGCGGCGACCCAGCGCCTGCTGAACCGCGGCTCGCGCCTGACCGAGCTCCTGAAGCAGCCGCAATTCTCGCCGCTCAAGATGGAGGAGCAGGTCGCGGTGATCTACGCCGGCGTGAACGGCTACCTCGACGCGATCCCGGTCAACCGGGTGCGCGCCTTCGAGGACGGGCTGCTCTCGACCCTGCGCGGCCGGCACGCCGACCTCCTGGAGACGATCCGGACCTCCAAGGACCTCGGCGACGACGCGGCGGCCAAGCTGAAGGGCGTGGTCGAGTCCTTCGCCAAGTCCTTCTCGTAA
- a CDS encoding F0F1 ATP synthase subunit delta, whose amino-acid sequence MAQNGSESGSTLGGVAGRYASALFELARDERAVDAVTEGLDRFDALLRESADLQRLVRSPVFSTEEQVKAVEAVLARAGITGLAANFIRLAAANRRLFVLPDMIRAYRVLVREAKGIVRAEVRLAEPPSDAVLEEIKASLRDVARAEVELDLRVDPSLIGGIVVKLGSRMVDASLRTRLNSIRLAMRDAR is encoded by the coding sequence GTGGCTCAGAACGGATCGGAATCGGGTTCCACCCTGGGCGGCGTCGCGGGGCGCTACGCCTCGGCCCTGTTCGAACTGGCGCGCGACGAGCGCGCCGTGGACGCAGTCACCGAGGGGCTCGACCGGTTCGACGCGCTGCTGCGCGAGAGCGCCGACCTGCAGCGCCTGGTGCGCAGCCCCGTCTTCAGCACCGAGGAGCAGGTCAAGGCGGTCGAGGCGGTGCTGGCCCGCGCCGGCATCACCGGCCTGGCGGCCAATTTCATCCGCCTCGCGGCCGCCAACCGCCGGCTGTTCGTGCTCCCCGACATGATCCGGGCCTACCGGGTGCTGGTGCGCGAGGCCAAGGGCATCGTCCGGGCCGAGGTGCGGCTCGCCGAACCCCCCTCCGACGCCGTGCTGGAGGAGATCAAGGCCTCCCTGCGCGACGTCGCCCGCGCGGAGGTCGAGCTCGACCTGCGCGTCGACCCGAGCCTGATCGGCGGCATCGTGGTCAAGCTCGGCAGCCGCATGGTCGACGCCTCGCTGCGCACCAGGCTCAACAGCATCCGCCTCGCGATGCGGGACGCGCGCTGA
- a CDS encoding DsbA family protein yields the protein MRLSRRSFLAALAASAAPARAQEDPAGEGQWYPLTGDDGRPVANRRLPGELVSEIEALPGIVLAGSATPDITLYEFFDFNCPWCRAASRDLDSLLRARPTLRIGLVQNPILSPRSAQAAKVALALQRRAGPAASFALYRDLLGRPGAIDGPASLNAARALGHDRAALAEEADSTLVGRALATQMRLAADLGLSATPSYVVGTTALLGHPGGRTLARILASVETCDTVVCNTESPG from the coding sequence ATGCGTCTCTCCCGCCGCTCCTTCCTCGCCGCGCTCGCCGCCTCCGCCGCCCCGGCCCGGGCGCAGGAGGACCCCGCCGGCGAGGGCCAATGGTACCCGCTCACCGGGGATGACGGGCGCCCGGTCGCCAACCGCCGCCTGCCCGGGGAACTCGTCTCCGAGATCGAGGCCCTGCCCGGGATCGTGCTGGCCGGCAGCGCGACGCCCGACATCACCCTCTACGAGTTCTTCGACTTCAACTGCCCCTGGTGCCGGGCGGCCTCCCGCGACCTCGACTCCCTGCTCCGGGCCCGCCCGACCCTGCGGATCGGCCTCGTCCAGAACCCGATCCTGTCGCCGCGCTCGGCGCAGGCCGCCAAGGTCGCGCTCGCCCTGCAGCGGCGGGCCGGCCCGGCCGCGTCCTTCGCCCTCTACCGGGACCTCCTCGGCCGCCCCGGCGCGATCGACGGGCCGGCCTCCCTCAACGCCGCCCGCGCGCTCGGCCACGACCGCGCCGCCCTGGCGGAAGAGGCCGATTCGACCCTGGTCGGGCGGGCGCTCGCGACCCAGATGCGGCTGGCCGCCGACCTTGGCCTTTCGGCTACCCCGTCCTACGTGGTGGGGACGACCGCGCTCCTCGGCCATCCCGGCGGGCGGACCCTCGCCCGCATCCTGGCCAGCGTCGAGACCTGCGACACCGTTGTGTGCAACACGGAAAGTCCCGGCTGA
- a CDS encoding 2-hydroxychromene-2-carboxylate isomerase — translation MARRPTLEFWFEFASTYSYLAAMRIEALAEAAGVSLRWRPFLLGPLFAGQGWSTSPFNLYPAKGRAMWRDLAREAARLGLPPIRRPAEFPQNSLAAARVATYGAEEPWIGAFTRAVFEAEFARGQSIAEPGSISALLNGLSLDGPGIVKAATAEPNKSRLRVIGEEAKSRGIFGAPTFLTEDGELFWGNDRLEQALAWAVGERPPGFT, via the coding sequence ATGGCGCGCCGGCCCACCCTCGAATTCTGGTTCGAATTCGCGTCGACCTACTCCTACCTCGCGGCGATGCGGATCGAGGCGCTGGCGGAGGCGGCGGGGGTCTCCCTGCGCTGGCGGCCCTTCCTGCTCGGGCCGCTCTTCGCCGGCCAGGGCTGGTCCACCTCGCCCTTCAACCTCTACCCGGCCAAGGGCCGCGCCATGTGGCGCGACCTCGCCCGCGAGGCGGCGCGGCTCGGCCTGCCGCCGATCCGGCGGCCCGCCGAGTTCCCGCAGAACAGCCTCGCGGCGGCGCGGGTGGCGACCTACGGGGCCGAGGAGCCCTGGATCGGCGCCTTCACCCGCGCCGTCTTCGAGGCAGAATTCGCCCGAGGCCAGTCGATCGCCGAGCCCGGCAGCATCTCGGCCCTGCTGAACGGCCTCTCCCTCGACGGCCCGGGCATCGTCAAGGCGGCGACCGCCGAGCCGAACAAGAGCCGGCTGCGCGTCATCGGCGAGGAGGCGAAGTCGCGCGGCATCTTCGGCGCGCCCACCTTCCTCACCGAGGACGGCGAGCTGTTCTGGGGCAACGACAGGCTCGAACAGGCCCTGGCCTGGGCGGTGGGGGAGCGCCCGCCGGGCTTCACCTGA
- a CDS encoding argininosuccinate synthase, whose protein sequence is MAHPTQKRVQKVVLAYSGGLDTSIILKWLQTTYGCEVVTFTADLGQGEELEPARRKAELLGIKPENIFIEDLREEFVRDYVFPMFRANAQYEGVYLLGTSIARPLIAKKQIEIADRVGADAVAHGATGKGNDQVRFELGYYALKPDVTVIAPWREWDFKSREALLAFAEQHQIPIAKDKRGEAPFSVDANLLHASSEGKVLEDPALDVPDYVYSRTLSPEEAPDSPTVITIGFERGDAVSLDGEPLSPATLLARLNDLGRANGIGRLDLVENRFVGMKSRGMYETPGGTILLPAHRAIESITLDRGAAHLKDELMPRYAELIYNGFWFSPEREMLQALIDKSQELVTGTVRLKLYKGGVYVIGRESPNSLYDQDLVTFEEGAVAYDQRDAAGFIKLNALRLRTLGQRRRKIGG, encoded by the coding sequence ATGGCACACCCAACCCAGAAGCGCGTGCAGAAGGTCGTGCTCGCCTATTCGGGCGGGCTCGACACCTCGATCATTCTCAAATGGCTCCAGACCACCTACGGCTGCGAGGTGGTGACGTTCACGGCCGACCTCGGCCAGGGCGAGGAGCTGGAGCCGGCCCGGCGCAAGGCGGAGCTGCTCGGGATCAAGCCCGAGAACATCTTCATCGAGGACCTGCGCGAGGAATTCGTCCGCGACTACGTCTTCCCGATGTTCCGGGCGAATGCCCAGTACGAGGGCGTGTACCTCCTGGGCACCTCGATCGCCCGGCCCCTGATCGCCAAGAAGCAGATCGAGATCGCCGACCGGGTCGGGGCCGACGCGGTCGCGCACGGCGCCACCGGCAAGGGCAACGACCAGGTCCGGTTCGAGCTCGGCTACTACGCCCTCAAGCCCGACGTGACGGTGATCGCCCCCTGGCGCGAGTGGGATTTCAAGAGCCGCGAGGCGCTGCTCGCCTTCGCCGAGCAGCACCAGATCCCGATCGCCAAGGACAAGCGCGGCGAGGCGCCCTTCTCGGTCGACGCGAACCTGCTGCACGCCTCCTCGGAGGGCAAGGTGCTGGAGGATCCGGCGCTGGACGTGCCGGACTACGTCTATTCCCGCACCCTCTCGCCCGAGGAGGCGCCCGACAGCCCGACCGTGATCACGATCGGCTTCGAGCGCGGCGACGCGGTCTCGCTCGACGGGGAGCCCCTGTCGCCCGCCACGCTGCTCGCGCGGCTCAACGACCTCGGCCGGGCCAACGGCATCGGCCGCCTCGACCTCGTCGAGAACCGCTTCGTCGGCATGAAGAGCCGCGGCATGTACGAGACGCCCGGCGGCACGATCCTGCTGCCGGCCCACCGGGCGATCGAGTCGATCACCCTCGACCGCGGCGCGGCCCACCTCAAGGACGAGCTGATGCCGCGCTACGCCGAGCTGATCTACAACGGCTTCTGGTTCTCGCCCGAGCGCGAGATGCTGCAGGCGCTGATCGACAAGAGCCAGGAGCTGGTGACCGGCACGGTGCGCCTGAAGCTCTACAAGGGCGGCGTCTACGTGATCGGCCGCGAGAGCCCGAACTCCCTCTACGACCAGGACCTCGTCACCTTCGAGGAGGGCGCGGTGGCCTACGACCAGCGCGACGCGGCCGGCTTCATCAAGCTCAACGCCCTGCGCCTGCGCACGCTGGGGCAGCGCAGGCGCAAGATCGGGGGTTGA
- a CDS encoding DUF4424 family protein, with the protein MTTARNWAGRIGRFTLTIDKGRPDTLVSFCRSGVTKTGPTTFRWEARDYVPDEDLRVLFVSRDPEALGIK; encoded by the coding sequence GTGACCACGGCGCGGAACTGGGCCGGCCGCATCGGCCGCTTCACCCTGACCATCGACAAGGGCCGCCCCGACACGCTGGTGAGCTTCTGCCGGAGCGGCGTGACGAAGACCGGCCCCACCACCTTCCGGTGGGAGGCCCGCGACTACGTGCCGGACGAGGACCTGCGGGTGCTGTTCGTGTCGCGCGACCCGGAGGCGCTCGGGATCAAGTGA
- a CDS encoding transglycosylase domain-containing protein has product MGKASVEEAGEDGIQEPRGAITGQEAGRSAAAPARRFARALRLLVLLPFTAVILVLCLALVYRAVDPPSTLMLGRWLTGRPVERDRVPLAGIAPVLVQAVIASEDQRFCLHRGVDWEALGEVVSDEDGPSRGASTVTMQTVKNVFLWPGRSYLRKAMEIPLALLADLVWGKRRTMEIYLNVAEWGDGIYGAEAAARHWFGKGARDLTRSEAALLVVALPNPAARSPAHPSRGLRALAGRLQARLARIGSLAACVRP; this is encoded by the coding sequence ATGGGGAAAGCCTCGGTCGAGGAAGCGGGGGAGGACGGGATTCAGGAGCCGCGCGGCGCGATCACGGGGCAGGAGGCGGGCCGGTCCGCCGCGGCGCCCGCGCGCCGGTTCGCCCGCGCGCTGCGCCTGCTCGTGCTGCTGCCTTTCACCGCGGTGATCCTCGTCCTGTGCCTCGCGCTCGTCTATCGCGCGGTCGATCCGCCCTCAACCCTCATGCTCGGCCGCTGGCTGACCGGCCGGCCGGTCGAGCGGGACCGCGTCCCGCTCGCCGGCATCGCCCCGGTCCTGGTCCAGGCGGTGATCGCCTCCGAGGACCAGCGCTTCTGCCTGCACCGGGGCGTCGACTGGGAGGCGCTCGGCGAGGTGGTGAGCGACGAGGACGGGCCGAGCCGCGGCGCCTCCACGGTCACCATGCAGACGGTCAAGAACGTTTTCCTGTGGCCCGGCCGCTCCTACCTGCGCAAGGCGATGGAGATCCCCCTCGCGCTGCTGGCGGACCTGGTCTGGGGCAAGCGGCGGACGATGGAGATCTACCTCAACGTGGCCGAGTGGGGGGACGGCATCTACGGCGCGGAGGCCGCCGCCCGTCACTGGTTCGGCAAGGGCGCCCGCGACCTCACCCGGAGCGAGGCGGCGCTCCTCGTCGTCGCCCTGCCCAACCCGGCGGCCCGCAGCCCGGCCCACCCGTCGCGGGGCTTGAGGGCGCTCGCCGGGCGCCTGCAGGCGCGCCTGGCGCGCATCGGCTCGCTCGCCGCCTGCGTCCGGCCCTGA
- a CDS encoding polyprenyl synthetase family protein — MTSPQAGPAETRKPAAASPGPSHGTAGGFYPEGADFPARLTAVAEAVEVFLDERLGDATGPGEITRPPRLMQAMRHAVLGGGKRLRPFLTIETARLLGGPYPGALAAGGGIELVHCYSLVHDDLPAMDDDDLRRGKPTVHKAFDEATAILAGDALLTLAFELLADPAWQPDAGIRADLVLGLARAAGLGGMVGGQLLDLGAEGRFGEAALDVDATLQLQAMKTGALLAVSVEAGAIVGGADAEQRAALLAYGRALGQAFQVADDILDREASAEAMGKRTGKDAAAGKATLVDRLGLDGARAECERLVGVCEAALRPWGEAAATLREAARFTVARKT; from the coding sequence ATGACGTCACCGCAGGCCGGCCCGGCCGAGACACGCAAGCCCGCCGCGGCTTCCCCCGGTCCTTCGCACGGAACGGCCGGCGGCTTCTATCCGGAGGGCGCCGATTTCCCCGCCCGGCTCACAGCGGTCGCGGAGGCGGTGGAGGTCTTTCTCGACGAGCGCCTCGGCGACGCGACCGGCCCGGGCGAGATCACCCGGCCCCCGCGCCTGATGCAGGCGATGCGCCACGCGGTGCTCGGCGGCGGCAAGCGCCTGCGCCCCTTCCTGACCATCGAGACCGCCCGTCTCCTCGGCGGCCCCTATCCGGGAGCGCTGGCCGCGGGCGGGGGCATCGAACTCGTCCACTGCTACTCGCTGGTCCACGACGACCTGCCGGCCATGGACGACGACGACCTGCGCCGCGGCAAGCCCACCGTCCACAAGGCCTTCGACGAGGCGACGGCGATCCTGGCGGGCGACGCGCTGCTGACGCTCGCCTTCGAACTCTTGGCCGACCCGGCCTGGCAACCCGACGCGGGCATCCGGGCCGACCTCGTGCTCGGGCTCGCCCGGGCGGCCGGTCTCGGCGGGATGGTCGGCGGCCAGCTCCTCGACCTCGGCGCCGAGGGCCGCTTCGGCGAGGCGGCGCTCGACGTCGACGCGACCCTGCAGCTCCAGGCGATGAAGACCGGCGCGCTCCTCGCCGTCTCGGTCGAGGCCGGGGCGATCGTCGGTGGCGCCGACGCGGAGCAGCGCGCCGCCCTCCTCGCCTACGGCCGCGCCCTCGGCCAGGCCTTCCAGGTCGCCGACGACATCCTCGACCGCGAGGCCTCCGCCGAGGCGATGGGCAAGCGCACCGGCAAGGACGCGGCGGCCGGCAAGGCGACCCTGGTCGATCGCCTCGGCCTCGACGGCGCCCGCGCCGAGTGCGAGCGCCTCGTCGGCGTCTGCGAGGCCGCCCTGCGCCCCTGGGGCGAGGCCGCCGCGACGCTGCGCGAGGCGGCCCGCTTCACGGTCGCGCGCAAGACCTGA
- the leuB gene encoding 3-isopropylmalate dehydrogenase, which translates to MATHKILLLPGDGIGPEVAREVEKVLAWLSARGIAAFETETDLVGGAALDAHGVPLTEAALERARAADAVLFGAVGGPKWAEVAYAKRPEAGLLRLRKDLGLFANLRPAICYPALAEASALKRELVEGLDIVIVRELTGGVYFGEPKEIVTLEDGTKRAVDTQIYTSGEIERIAAVAFDLARKRRNKVSSAEKHNVMKTGVLWKEVVGRVHAERFSDVALEHVLADNCAMQLVRNPKQFDVLVTDNLFGDILSDVAAMLTGSLGMLPSASLGAVENGTRRALYEPVHGSAPDIAGQNLANPIAMIGSLAMALRYSFDLGEAADLVEGAITRTLASGTRTRDIAGPGANAVGTREMGDAILRELAALAG; encoded by the coding sequence ATGGCCACGCACAAGATCCTGCTCCTTCCCGGCGACGGCATCGGCCCCGAAGTGGCGCGCGAGGTGGAGAAGGTGCTGGCCTGGCTGTCGGCCCGCGGCATCGCCGCCTTCGAGACCGAGACCGACCTCGTCGGCGGCGCGGCCCTCGACGCGCACGGCGTGCCCCTCACCGAGGCCGCGCTGGAGCGCGCCAGGGCGGCGGACGCGGTGCTGTTCGGCGCCGTCGGCGGGCCGAAATGGGCGGAGGTCGCCTACGCGAAGCGGCCCGAGGCGGGCCTCCTGCGCCTGCGCAAGGATCTCGGGCTGTTCGCGAATCTGCGCCCGGCGATCTGCTACCCGGCGCTCGCCGAGGCCTCGGCGCTCAAGCGGGAGCTGGTCGAGGGGCTCGACATCGTGATCGTCCGCGAACTGACGGGCGGCGTCTATTTCGGCGAGCCCAAGGAGATCGTCACCCTGGAGGACGGCACCAAGCGCGCCGTCGACACCCAGATCTACACGTCGGGCGAGATCGAGCGCATCGCCGCGGTGGCCTTCGACCTCGCCCGCAAGCGGCGCAACAAGGTCTCCTCGGCCGAGAAGCACAACGTGATGAAGACCGGCGTCCTCTGGAAGGAGGTGGTCGGCCGCGTGCACGCCGAGCGGTTCTCCGACGTCGCGCTGGAGCACGTGCTGGCCGACAATTGCGCGATGCAGCTGGTGCGCAACCCCAAGCAGTTCGACGTGCTCGTCACCGACAACCTGTTCGGCGACATCCTATCGGACGTGGCCGCGATGCTGACCGGCTCGCTCGGGATGCTGCCCTCGGCCTCGCTCGGCGCCGTCGAGAACGGGACGCGGCGCGCCCTCTACGAGCCGGTCCACGGCTCGGCGCCCGACATCGCCGGCCAGAACCTCGCCAACCCGATCGCCATGATCGGCTCGCTCGCCATGGCCCTGCGCTACTCCTTCGACCTCGGCGAGGCCGCCGACCTCGTCGAGGGTGCGATCACCCGGACGCTCGCCTCCGGCACCCGCACCCGCGACATCGCCGGCCCGGGGGCGAACGCGGTCGGGACGCGCGAGATGGGCGACGCGATCCTGCGCGAACTCGCGGCGCTGGCCGGCTGA